One region of Rana temporaria chromosome 11, aRanTem1.1, whole genome shotgun sequence genomic DNA includes:
- the CELF1 gene encoding CUGBP Elav-like family member 1 isoform X9: MNGTMDHPDHPDPDSIKMFVGQIPRSWSEKELRELFEQYGAVYEINILKDRSQNPPQSKGCCFITFYTRKAALEAQNALHNMKILPGMHHPIQMKPADSEKNNASLCDLPDCLSGTFPVAVEDRKLFIGMVSKKVNENDIRVLFSQFGQIEECRILRGPDGLSRGCAFITFSSRSMAQTAIKAMHQAQTMEGCSSPIVVKFADTQKDKEQKRMTQQLQQQMQQINAASVWGNLAGLNSLAPQYLALYLQLLQQTAASSNLNSLSGLHPMGGEYSTETTSGLSAMQIQNLAALAAAASVAQNPGSMGSALSSNSPLSVLTSSGSSPSSNNSSMNTMASLGALQTLAGATAGLNVGSLAGMAALNGGLGGGLSNGTGSTMEALSQAYSGIQQYAAAALPSLYNQSLLSQQGISAAGSQKEGPEGANLFIYHLPQEFGDQDILQMFMPFGNVVSAKVFIDKQTNLSKCFGFVSYDNPVSAQAAIQSMNGFQIGMKRLKVQLKRSKNDSKPY, translated from the exons ATGAACGGCACCATGGACCATCCAGACCACCCGGATCCAGACTCCATCAAAATGTTTGTGGGACAGATCCCTCGCAGCTGGTCAGAAAAAGAACTGCGGGAGCTATTTGAACAGTATGGCGCCGTCTATGAAATAAACATTTTGAAAGACAGAAGCCAGAATCCTCCACAGAGTAAAG GTTGTTGTTTTATCACTTTCTACACCCGTAAAGCAGCATTAGAAGCACAAAATGCTCTGCATAACATGAAGATACTTCCTGGG ATGCATCATCCAATTCAGATGAAGCCAGCTGACAGTGAGAAGAATAATG CAAGCCTGTGTGACCTCCCTGACTGTCTTTCTGGTACTTTTCCTGTAGCAGTTGAAGACAGAAAGTTGTTTATTGGAATGGTGTCTAAGAAGGTTAATGAGAATGATATCCGGGTTCTGTTCTCTCAGTTTGGTCAAATAGAAGAATGCAGAATTCTGCGGGGACCCGATGGGTTGAGCAGGG GTTGTGCATTTATCACATTTTCAAGTAGATCTATGGCACAGACAGCAATCAAAGCCATGCACCAAGCACAAACCATGGAG GGATGTTCCTCTCCAATTGTCGTCAAGTTTGCAGACACACAGAAAGACAAAGAACAGAAGCGCATGACACAACAGCTCCAGCAACAGATGCAGCAAATAAATGCAGCTTCTGTGTGGGGGAATCTTGCAGGACTGAACAGTCTGGCACCACAGTACTTAGCA CTTTATTTGCAGCTCCTCCAACAGACAGCCGCGTCCAGCAACCTCAACTCCCTGAGTGGCCTCCATCCCATGGGAGGTGAGTACTCCACCGAGACAACATCAG GACTCAGTGCCATGCAGATACAGAACTTGGCAGCTTTAGCAGCAGCTGCCAGCGTTGCGCAGAACCCAGGCAGTATGGGCTCAGCACTCTCTTCCAACAGTCCTCTCAGCGTCCTGACAAGTTCTG GGTCATCCCCCAGTTCAAACAACTCGTCAATGAACACCATGGCTTCTCTTGGAGCCTTACAGACTCTGGCAGGTGCAACTGCTGGCCTAAATGTTGGTTCTTTAGCAG GAATGGCAGCATTAAATGGTGGACTGGGCGGTGGTCTCTCCAATGGCACTGGTAGCACTATGGAAGCTCTAAGTCAAGCTTACTCTGGAATCCAGCAATATGCTGCAGCGGCACTGCCCTCGCTCTACAATCAGAGCCTTTTGTCACAGCAAGGTATTAGTGCTGCAGGAAGTCAGAAAGAAG GTCCAGAGGGTGCAAACCTCTTCATATACCACCTGCCCCAAGAGTTTGGTGACCAAGACATCCTGCAGATGTTTATGCCATTTGGAAATGTTGTGTCCGCCAAAGTTTTCATTGATAAACAAACGAACCTCAGCAAATGTTTTG GTTTCGTGAGTTATGACAATCCAGTTTCCGCTCAGGCTGCTATCCAGTCAATGAATGGCTTTCAGATCGGAATGAAACGTCTGAAGGTCCAGCTAAAACGCTCCAAGAATGACAGCAAACCATACTGA
- the CELF1 gene encoding CUGBP Elav-like family member 1 isoform X10 produces the protein MASFKLDFLPEMMVDHCSLNSSPVSKKMNGTMDHPDHPDPDSIKMFVGQIPRSWSEKELRELFEQYGAVYEINILKDRSQNPPQSKGCCFITFYTRKAALEAQNALHNMKILPGMHHPIQMKPADSEKNNAVEDRKLFIGMVSKKVNENDIRVLFSQFGQIEECRILRGPDGLSRGCAFITFSSRSMAQTAIKAMHQAQTMEGCSSPIVVKFADTQKDKEQKRMTQQLQQQMQQINAASVWGNLAGLNSLAPQYLALLQQTAASSNLNSLSGLHPMGGLSAMQIQNLAALAAAASVAQNPGSMGSALSSNSPLSVLTSSGSSPSSNNSSMNTMASLGALQTLAGATAGLNVGSLAGMAALNGGLGGGLSNGTGSTMEALSQAYSGIQQYAAAALPSLYNQSLLSQQGISAAGSQKEGPEGANLFIYHLPQEFGDQDILQMFMPFGNVVSAKVFIDKQTNLSKCFGFVSYDNPVSAQAAIQSMNGFQIGMKRLKVQLKRSKNDSKPY, from the exons ATGGCTTCATTTAAACTTGATTTCCTGCCTGAGATGATGGTGGATCATTGCTCTCTGAATTCCAGTCCTGT ATCCAAGAAGATGAACGGCACCATGGACCATCCAGACCACCCGGATCCAGACTCCATCAAAATGTTTGTGGGACAGATCCCTCGCAGCTGGTCAGAAAAAGAACTGCGGGAGCTATTTGAACAGTATGGCGCCGTCTATGAAATAAACATTTTGAAAGACAGAAGCCAGAATCCTCCACAGAGTAAAG GTTGTTGTTTTATCACTTTCTACACCCGTAAAGCAGCATTAGAAGCACAAAATGCTCTGCATAACATGAAGATACTTCCTGGG ATGCATCATCCAATTCAGATGAAGCCAGCTGACAGTGAGAAGAATAATG CAGTTGAAGACAGAAAGTTGTTTATTGGAATGGTGTCTAAGAAGGTTAATGAGAATGATATCCGGGTTCTGTTCTCTCAGTTTGGTCAAATAGAAGAATGCAGAATTCTGCGGGGACCCGATGGGTTGAGCAGGG GTTGTGCATTTATCACATTTTCAAGTAGATCTATGGCACAGACAGCAATCAAAGCCATGCACCAAGCACAAACCATGGAG GGATGTTCCTCTCCAATTGTCGTCAAGTTTGCAGACACACAGAAAGACAAAGAACAGAAGCGCATGACACAACAGCTCCAGCAACAGATGCAGCAAATAAATGCAGCTTCTGTGTGGGGGAATCTTGCAGGACTGAACAGTCTGGCACCACAGTACTTAGCA CTCCTCCAACAGACAGCCGCGTCCAGCAACCTCAACTCCCTGAGTGGCCTCCATCCCATGGGAG GACTCAGTGCCATGCAGATACAGAACTTGGCAGCTTTAGCAGCAGCTGCCAGCGTTGCGCAGAACCCAGGCAGTATGGGCTCAGCACTCTCTTCCAACAGTCCTCTCAGCGTCCTGACAAGTTCTG GGTCATCCCCCAGTTCAAACAACTCGTCAATGAACACCATGGCTTCTCTTGGAGCCTTACAGACTCTGGCAGGTGCAACTGCTGGCCTAAATGTTGGTTCTTTAGCAG GAATGGCAGCATTAAATGGTGGACTGGGCGGTGGTCTCTCCAATGGCACTGGTAGCACTATGGAAGCTCTAAGTCAAGCTTACTCTGGAATCCAGCAATATGCTGCAGCGGCACTGCCCTCGCTCTACAATCAGAGCCTTTTGTCACAGCAAGGTATTAGTGCTGCAGGAAGTCAGAAAGAAG GTCCAGAGGGTGCAAACCTCTTCATATACCACCTGCCCCAAGAGTTTGGTGACCAAGACATCCTGCAGATGTTTATGCCATTTGGAAATGTTGTGTCCGCCAAAGTTTTCATTGATAAACAAACGAACCTCAGCAAATGTTTTG GTTTCGTGAGTTATGACAATCCAGTTTCCGCTCAGGCTGCTATCCAGTCAATGAATGGCTTTCAGATCGGAATGAAACGTCTGAAGGTCCAGCTAAAACGCTCCAAGAATGACAGCAAACCATACTGA
- the CELF1 gene encoding CUGBP Elav-like family member 1 isoform X5, whose amino-acid sequence MASFKLDFLPEMMVDHCSLNSSPVSKKMNGTMDHPDHPDPDSIKMFVGQIPRSWSEKELRELFEQYGAVYEINILKDRSQNPPQSKGCCFITFYTRKAALEAQNALHNMKILPGMHHPIQMKPADSEKNNASLCDLPDCLSGTFPVAVEDRKLFIGMVSKKVNENDIRVLFSQFGQIEECRILRGPDGLSRGCAFITFSSRSMAQTAIKAMHQAQTMEGCSSPIVVKFADTQKDKEQKRMTQQLQQQMQQINAASVWGNLAGLNSLAPQYLALLQQTAASSNLNSLSGLHPMGGLSAMQIQNLAALAAAASVAQNPGSMGSALSSNSPLSVLTSSGSSPSSNNSSMNTMASLGALQTLAGATAGLNVGSLAGMAALNGGLGGGLSNGTGSTMEALSQAYSGIQQYAAAALPSLYNQSLLSQQGISAAGSQKEGPEGANLFIYHLPQEFGDQDILQMFMPFGNVVSAKVFIDKQTNLSKCFGFVSYDNPVSAQAAIQSMNGFQIGMKRLKVQLKRSKNDSKPY is encoded by the exons ATGGCTTCATTTAAACTTGATTTCCTGCCTGAGATGATGGTGGATCATTGCTCTCTGAATTCCAGTCCTGT ATCCAAGAAGATGAACGGCACCATGGACCATCCAGACCACCCGGATCCAGACTCCATCAAAATGTTTGTGGGACAGATCCCTCGCAGCTGGTCAGAAAAAGAACTGCGGGAGCTATTTGAACAGTATGGCGCCGTCTATGAAATAAACATTTTGAAAGACAGAAGCCAGAATCCTCCACAGAGTAAAG GTTGTTGTTTTATCACTTTCTACACCCGTAAAGCAGCATTAGAAGCACAAAATGCTCTGCATAACATGAAGATACTTCCTGGG ATGCATCATCCAATTCAGATGAAGCCAGCTGACAGTGAGAAGAATAATG CAAGCCTGTGTGACCTCCCTGACTGTCTTTCTGGTACTTTTCCTGTAGCAGTTGAAGACAGAAAGTTGTTTATTGGAATGGTGTCTAAGAAGGTTAATGAGAATGATATCCGGGTTCTGTTCTCTCAGTTTGGTCAAATAGAAGAATGCAGAATTCTGCGGGGACCCGATGGGTTGAGCAGGG GTTGTGCATTTATCACATTTTCAAGTAGATCTATGGCACAGACAGCAATCAAAGCCATGCACCAAGCACAAACCATGGAG GGATGTTCCTCTCCAATTGTCGTCAAGTTTGCAGACACACAGAAAGACAAAGAACAGAAGCGCATGACACAACAGCTCCAGCAACAGATGCAGCAAATAAATGCAGCTTCTGTGTGGGGGAATCTTGCAGGACTGAACAGTCTGGCACCACAGTACTTAGCA CTCCTCCAACAGACAGCCGCGTCCAGCAACCTCAACTCCCTGAGTGGCCTCCATCCCATGGGAG GACTCAGTGCCATGCAGATACAGAACTTGGCAGCTTTAGCAGCAGCTGCCAGCGTTGCGCAGAACCCAGGCAGTATGGGCTCAGCACTCTCTTCCAACAGTCCTCTCAGCGTCCTGACAAGTTCTG GGTCATCCCCCAGTTCAAACAACTCGTCAATGAACACCATGGCTTCTCTTGGAGCCTTACAGACTCTGGCAGGTGCAACTGCTGGCCTAAATGTTGGTTCTTTAGCAG GAATGGCAGCATTAAATGGTGGACTGGGCGGTGGTCTCTCCAATGGCACTGGTAGCACTATGGAAGCTCTAAGTCAAGCTTACTCTGGAATCCAGCAATATGCTGCAGCGGCACTGCCCTCGCTCTACAATCAGAGCCTTTTGTCACAGCAAGGTATTAGTGCTGCAGGAAGTCAGAAAGAAG GTCCAGAGGGTGCAAACCTCTTCATATACCACCTGCCCCAAGAGTTTGGTGACCAAGACATCCTGCAGATGTTTATGCCATTTGGAAATGTTGTGTCCGCCAAAGTTTTCATTGATAAACAAACGAACCTCAGCAAATGTTTTG GTTTCGTGAGTTATGACAATCCAGTTTCCGCTCAGGCTGCTATCCAGTCAATGAATGGCTTTCAGATCGGAATGAAACGTCTGAAGGTCCAGCTAAAACGCTCCAAGAATGACAGCAAACCATACTGA
- the CELF1 gene encoding CUGBP Elav-like family member 1 isoform X1 encodes MASFKLDFLPEMMVDHCSLNSSPVSKKMNGTMDHPDHPDPDSIKMFVGQIPRSWSEKELRELFEQYGAVYEINILKDRSQNPPQSKGCCFITFYTRKAALEAQNALHNMKILPGMHHPIQMKPADSEKNNASLCDLPDCLSGTFPVAVEDRKLFIGMVSKKVNENDIRVLFSQFGQIEECRILRGPDGLSRGCAFITFSSRSMAQTAIKAMHQAQTMEGCSSPIVVKFADTQKDKEQKRMTQQLQQQMQQINAASVWGNLAGLNSLAPQYLALYLQLLQQTAASSNLNSLSGLHPMGGEYSTETTSGLSAMQIQNLAALAAAASVAQNPGSMGSALSSNSPLSVLTSSGSSPSSNNSSMNTMASLGALQTLAGATAGLNVGSLAGMAALNGGLGGGLSNGTGSTMEALSQAYSGIQQYAAAALPSLYNQSLLSQQGISAAGSQKEGPEGANLFIYHLPQEFGDQDILQMFMPFGNVVSAKVFIDKQTNLSKCFGFVSYDNPVSAQAAIQSMNGFQIGMKRLKVQLKRSKNDSKPY; translated from the exons ATGGCTTCATTTAAACTTGATTTCCTGCCTGAGATGATGGTGGATCATTGCTCTCTGAATTCCAGTCCTGT ATCCAAGAAGATGAACGGCACCATGGACCATCCAGACCACCCGGATCCAGACTCCATCAAAATGTTTGTGGGACAGATCCCTCGCAGCTGGTCAGAAAAAGAACTGCGGGAGCTATTTGAACAGTATGGCGCCGTCTATGAAATAAACATTTTGAAAGACAGAAGCCAGAATCCTCCACAGAGTAAAG GTTGTTGTTTTATCACTTTCTACACCCGTAAAGCAGCATTAGAAGCACAAAATGCTCTGCATAACATGAAGATACTTCCTGGG ATGCATCATCCAATTCAGATGAAGCCAGCTGACAGTGAGAAGAATAATG CAAGCCTGTGTGACCTCCCTGACTGTCTTTCTGGTACTTTTCCTGTAGCAGTTGAAGACAGAAAGTTGTTTATTGGAATGGTGTCTAAGAAGGTTAATGAGAATGATATCCGGGTTCTGTTCTCTCAGTTTGGTCAAATAGAAGAATGCAGAATTCTGCGGGGACCCGATGGGTTGAGCAGGG GTTGTGCATTTATCACATTTTCAAGTAGATCTATGGCACAGACAGCAATCAAAGCCATGCACCAAGCACAAACCATGGAG GGATGTTCCTCTCCAATTGTCGTCAAGTTTGCAGACACACAGAAAGACAAAGAACAGAAGCGCATGACACAACAGCTCCAGCAACAGATGCAGCAAATAAATGCAGCTTCTGTGTGGGGGAATCTTGCAGGACTGAACAGTCTGGCACCACAGTACTTAGCA CTTTATTTGCAGCTCCTCCAACAGACAGCCGCGTCCAGCAACCTCAACTCCCTGAGTGGCCTCCATCCCATGGGAGGTGAGTACTCCACCGAGACAACATCAG GACTCAGTGCCATGCAGATACAGAACTTGGCAGCTTTAGCAGCAGCTGCCAGCGTTGCGCAGAACCCAGGCAGTATGGGCTCAGCACTCTCTTCCAACAGTCCTCTCAGCGTCCTGACAAGTTCTG GGTCATCCCCCAGTTCAAACAACTCGTCAATGAACACCATGGCTTCTCTTGGAGCCTTACAGACTCTGGCAGGTGCAACTGCTGGCCTAAATGTTGGTTCTTTAGCAG GAATGGCAGCATTAAATGGTGGACTGGGCGGTGGTCTCTCCAATGGCACTGGTAGCACTATGGAAGCTCTAAGTCAAGCTTACTCTGGAATCCAGCAATATGCTGCAGCGGCACTGCCCTCGCTCTACAATCAGAGCCTTTTGTCACAGCAAGGTATTAGTGCTGCAGGAAGTCAGAAAGAAG GTCCAGAGGGTGCAAACCTCTTCATATACCACCTGCCCCAAGAGTTTGGTGACCAAGACATCCTGCAGATGTTTATGCCATTTGGAAATGTTGTGTCCGCCAAAGTTTTCATTGATAAACAAACGAACCTCAGCAAATGTTTTG GTTTCGTGAGTTATGACAATCCAGTTTCCGCTCAGGCTGCTATCCAGTCAATGAATGGCTTTCAGATCGGAATGAAACGTCTGAAGGTCCAGCTAAAACGCTCCAAGAATGACAGCAAACCATACTGA
- the CELF1 gene encoding CUGBP Elav-like family member 1 isoform X6, whose product MASFKLDFLPEMMVDHCSLNSSPVSKKMNGTMDHPDHPDPDSIKMFVGQIPRSWSEKELRELFEQYGAVYEINILKDRSQNPPQSKGCCFITFYTRKAALEAQNALHNMKILPGMHHPIQMKPADSEKNNAVEDRKLFIGMVSKKVNENDIRVLFSQFGQIEECRILRGPDGLSRGCAFITFSSRSMAQTAIKAMHQAQTMEGCSSPIVVKFADTQKDKEQKRMTQQLQQQMQQINAASVWGNLAGLNSLAPQYLALYLQLLQQTAASSNLNSLSGLHPMGGEYSTETTSGLSAMQIQNLAALAAAASVAQNPGSMGSALSSNSPLSVLTSSGSSPSSNNSSMNTMASLGALQTLAGATAGLNVGSLAGMAALNGGLGGGLSNGTGSTMEALSQAYSGIQQYAAAALPSLYNQSLLSQQGISAAGSQKEGPEGANLFIYHLPQEFGDQDILQMFMPFGNVVSAKVFIDKQTNLSKCFGFVSYDNPVSAQAAIQSMNGFQIGMKRLKVQLKRSKNDSKPY is encoded by the exons ATGGCTTCATTTAAACTTGATTTCCTGCCTGAGATGATGGTGGATCATTGCTCTCTGAATTCCAGTCCTGT ATCCAAGAAGATGAACGGCACCATGGACCATCCAGACCACCCGGATCCAGACTCCATCAAAATGTTTGTGGGACAGATCCCTCGCAGCTGGTCAGAAAAAGAACTGCGGGAGCTATTTGAACAGTATGGCGCCGTCTATGAAATAAACATTTTGAAAGACAGAAGCCAGAATCCTCCACAGAGTAAAG GTTGTTGTTTTATCACTTTCTACACCCGTAAAGCAGCATTAGAAGCACAAAATGCTCTGCATAACATGAAGATACTTCCTGGG ATGCATCATCCAATTCAGATGAAGCCAGCTGACAGTGAGAAGAATAATG CAGTTGAAGACAGAAAGTTGTTTATTGGAATGGTGTCTAAGAAGGTTAATGAGAATGATATCCGGGTTCTGTTCTCTCAGTTTGGTCAAATAGAAGAATGCAGAATTCTGCGGGGACCCGATGGGTTGAGCAGGG GTTGTGCATTTATCACATTTTCAAGTAGATCTATGGCACAGACAGCAATCAAAGCCATGCACCAAGCACAAACCATGGAG GGATGTTCCTCTCCAATTGTCGTCAAGTTTGCAGACACACAGAAAGACAAAGAACAGAAGCGCATGACACAACAGCTCCAGCAACAGATGCAGCAAATAAATGCAGCTTCTGTGTGGGGGAATCTTGCAGGACTGAACAGTCTGGCACCACAGTACTTAGCA CTTTATTTGCAGCTCCTCCAACAGACAGCCGCGTCCAGCAACCTCAACTCCCTGAGTGGCCTCCATCCCATGGGAGGTGAGTACTCCACCGAGACAACATCAG GACTCAGTGCCATGCAGATACAGAACTTGGCAGCTTTAGCAGCAGCTGCCAGCGTTGCGCAGAACCCAGGCAGTATGGGCTCAGCACTCTCTTCCAACAGTCCTCTCAGCGTCCTGACAAGTTCTG GGTCATCCCCCAGTTCAAACAACTCGTCAATGAACACCATGGCTTCTCTTGGAGCCTTACAGACTCTGGCAGGTGCAACTGCTGGCCTAAATGTTGGTTCTTTAGCAG GAATGGCAGCATTAAATGGTGGACTGGGCGGTGGTCTCTCCAATGGCACTGGTAGCACTATGGAAGCTCTAAGTCAAGCTTACTCTGGAATCCAGCAATATGCTGCAGCGGCACTGCCCTCGCTCTACAATCAGAGCCTTTTGTCACAGCAAGGTATTAGTGCTGCAGGAAGTCAGAAAGAAG GTCCAGAGGGTGCAAACCTCTTCATATACCACCTGCCCCAAGAGTTTGGTGACCAAGACATCCTGCAGATGTTTATGCCATTTGGAAATGTTGTGTCCGCCAAAGTTTTCATTGATAAACAAACGAACCTCAGCAAATGTTTTG GTTTCGTGAGTTATGACAATCCAGTTTCCGCTCAGGCTGCTATCCAGTCAATGAATGGCTTTCAGATCGGAATGAAACGTCTGAAGGTCCAGCTAAAACGCTCCAAGAATGACAGCAAACCATACTGA
- the CELF1 gene encoding CUGBP Elav-like family member 1 isoform X2 has translation MASFKLDFLPEMMVDHCSLNSSPVSKKMNGTMDHPDHPDPDSIKMFVGQIPRSWSEKELRELFEQYGAVYEINILKDRSQNPPQSKGCCFITFYTRKAALEAQNALHNMKILPGMHHPIQMKPADSEKNNASLCDLPDCLSGTFPVAVEDRKLFIGMVSKKVNENDIRVLFSQFGQIEECRILRGPDGLSRGCAFITFSSRSMAQTAIKAMHQAQTMEGCSSPIVVKFADTQKDKEQKRMTQQLQQQMQQINAASVWGNLAGLNSLAPQYLALLQQTAASSNLNSLSGLHPMGGEYSTETTSGLSAMQIQNLAALAAAASVAQNPGSMGSALSSNSPLSVLTSSGSSPSSNNSSMNTMASLGALQTLAGATAGLNVGSLAGMAALNGGLGGGLSNGTGSTMEALSQAYSGIQQYAAAALPSLYNQSLLSQQGISAAGSQKEGPEGANLFIYHLPQEFGDQDILQMFMPFGNVVSAKVFIDKQTNLSKCFGFVSYDNPVSAQAAIQSMNGFQIGMKRLKVQLKRSKNDSKPY, from the exons ATGGCTTCATTTAAACTTGATTTCCTGCCTGAGATGATGGTGGATCATTGCTCTCTGAATTCCAGTCCTGT ATCCAAGAAGATGAACGGCACCATGGACCATCCAGACCACCCGGATCCAGACTCCATCAAAATGTTTGTGGGACAGATCCCTCGCAGCTGGTCAGAAAAAGAACTGCGGGAGCTATTTGAACAGTATGGCGCCGTCTATGAAATAAACATTTTGAAAGACAGAAGCCAGAATCCTCCACAGAGTAAAG GTTGTTGTTTTATCACTTTCTACACCCGTAAAGCAGCATTAGAAGCACAAAATGCTCTGCATAACATGAAGATACTTCCTGGG ATGCATCATCCAATTCAGATGAAGCCAGCTGACAGTGAGAAGAATAATG CAAGCCTGTGTGACCTCCCTGACTGTCTTTCTGGTACTTTTCCTGTAGCAGTTGAAGACAGAAAGTTGTTTATTGGAATGGTGTCTAAGAAGGTTAATGAGAATGATATCCGGGTTCTGTTCTCTCAGTTTGGTCAAATAGAAGAATGCAGAATTCTGCGGGGACCCGATGGGTTGAGCAGGG GTTGTGCATTTATCACATTTTCAAGTAGATCTATGGCACAGACAGCAATCAAAGCCATGCACCAAGCACAAACCATGGAG GGATGTTCCTCTCCAATTGTCGTCAAGTTTGCAGACACACAGAAAGACAAAGAACAGAAGCGCATGACACAACAGCTCCAGCAACAGATGCAGCAAATAAATGCAGCTTCTGTGTGGGGGAATCTTGCAGGACTGAACAGTCTGGCACCACAGTACTTAGCA CTCCTCCAACAGACAGCCGCGTCCAGCAACCTCAACTCCCTGAGTGGCCTCCATCCCATGGGAGGTGAGTACTCCACCGAGACAACATCAG GACTCAGTGCCATGCAGATACAGAACTTGGCAGCTTTAGCAGCAGCTGCCAGCGTTGCGCAGAACCCAGGCAGTATGGGCTCAGCACTCTCTTCCAACAGTCCTCTCAGCGTCCTGACAAGTTCTG GGTCATCCCCCAGTTCAAACAACTCGTCAATGAACACCATGGCTTCTCTTGGAGCCTTACAGACTCTGGCAGGTGCAACTGCTGGCCTAAATGTTGGTTCTTTAGCAG GAATGGCAGCATTAAATGGTGGACTGGGCGGTGGTCTCTCCAATGGCACTGGTAGCACTATGGAAGCTCTAAGTCAAGCTTACTCTGGAATCCAGCAATATGCTGCAGCGGCACTGCCCTCGCTCTACAATCAGAGCCTTTTGTCACAGCAAGGTATTAGTGCTGCAGGAAGTCAGAAAGAAG GTCCAGAGGGTGCAAACCTCTTCATATACCACCTGCCCCAAGAGTTTGGTGACCAAGACATCCTGCAGATGTTTATGCCATTTGGAAATGTTGTGTCCGCCAAAGTTTTCATTGATAAACAAACGAACCTCAGCAAATGTTTTG GTTTCGTGAGTTATGACAATCCAGTTTCCGCTCAGGCTGCTATCCAGTCAATGAATGGCTTTCAGATCGGAATGAAACGTCTGAAGGTCCAGCTAAAACGCTCCAAGAATGACAGCAAACCATACTGA